In the genome of Neofelis nebulosa isolate mNeoNeb1 chromosome 6, mNeoNeb1.pri, whole genome shotgun sequence, one region contains:
- the FKBPL gene encoding FK506-binding protein-like → MEMPPVNPVGEKDTSQPQQQWEKNPQENLDSTTQIKQQSPDPPTEILELRVSPNQASQILENSQGTEKLAAGLQGNSAKSRGSTNEMPEPLQASDLWYCPDGSFVKKIIIRGHGLDKPKLGSCCRVLAFGFPFGSGLPEGWTELTMGLGPWREGTWGELIEKCLESMCQGEEAELQLSEHSGPPFRLTLASFTQGRDSWELEASEKEALAREERARGTELFRAGNPEGAARCYGRALRLLLTLPPPGPPERTVLHANLAACQLLLGQPQLAAQSCDRVLEREPGHLKALYRRGVAQAALGNLEKATADLRKVLAVDPKNRAAQEELGKVIIQGKKQDAGLAQGLRKMFG, encoded by the coding sequence ATGGAGATGCCACCAGTCAATCCAGTGGGAGAGAAGGACACCTCTCAACCGCAACAACAATGGGAAAAGAACCCCCAGGAGAACCTTGATTCAACTACCCAGATCAAGCAGCAGTCCCCAGACCCTCCTACTGAAATCCTTGAGCTGAGAGTGAGCCCAAATCAAGCCAGCCAAATTCTAGAGAATTCTCAAGGAACTGAAAAACTGGCCGCTGGACTTCAAGGAAACTCTGCCAAGTCTCGTGGATCAACCAATGAGATGCCAGAGCCCCTTCAAGCTTCTGATCTCTGGTACTGTCCGGATGGGAGCTTTGTTAAGAAGATCATAATCCGTGGCCATGGCTTGGACAAACCCAAGCTGGGCTCCTGCTGCCGGGTACTGGCGTTTGGGTTTCCTTTTGGGTCAGGCCTGCCAGAGGGATGGACAGAGCTAACTATGGGGTTAGGCCCATGGAGGGAGGGGACTTGGGGGGAACTCATAGAGAAATGCTTGGAGTCCATGTGTCAAGGTGAGGAGGCAGAGCTTCAGCTCTCTGAACACTCTGGACCTCCTTTCAGGCTCACACTGGCCTCCTTCACTCAGGGCAGGGACTCCTGGGAGCTGGAGGCCAGTGAGAAGGAGGCCTTGGCCAGGGAAGAACGTGCAAGGGGCACAGAATTATTTCGAGCTGGGAACCCTGAAGGGGCTGCCAGATGCTATGGACGGGCTCTTCGGCTGCTGCTGACTTTACCCCCACCCGGCCCTCCAGAACGAACTGTTCTTCATGCCAATCTGGCTGCCTGTCAGTTGCTGTTAGGGCAGCCTCAGTTGGCAGCCCAGAGCTGTGACCGAGTGCTGGAGCGGGAACCTGGCCATTTAAAGGCCTTGTACCGAAGGGGGGTTGCCCAGGCTGCCCTTGGGAACCTTGAAAAAGCAACTGCTGACCTCAGGAAGGTGCTGGCGGTAGACCCCAAAAACCGGGCAGCCCAGGAAGAGCTGGGAAAGGTGATCATTCAGGGGAAGAAACaagatgcagggctggctcaggGTCTGCGCAAGATGTTTGGCTGA